In Mangifera indica cultivar Alphonso chromosome 7, CATAS_Mindica_2.1, whole genome shotgun sequence, the genomic window TTCTGTGTGAGTTATTGAGGCTACCTTTGTCGTTGATTTGTCAGTGACTGCTTTTATATGCAGGTTGAAAATTGAGTGAGGGAGcattttttttatgcttttctggctatatatttaattttatccaaaGTAGCACGGAAACTCACAATGGGATGCGCTTCCACGTTTCGGAAACGTTTCCATTTCCGAAACTCCCTGAAACTTGTAGGAAACATTGCTGGTCACTtcgaaatttttgaaaaattttgaaacgtgtttttttaaaagaaaaatcgtgaaatcgattaaatacacatcttttatattttcaaacctgcaatgtctttaaatctcatattgaattcatctcttCTACACTCTTTGATGTGTTACTCATATCCTCCTCGACATATtatatagattgatatgtattgttgttttttttcttaaatatccaCATGTGTTTGTtcaagaacaatttacaataggttCTATGATTCTATTTATAgtattctttctcttcattttttttattatttatttttatattatacaagtttatgtatttttattataaaaattttggtatttataaaaaaaaacccttatatttttcatatttataaatttctccACATTttcgtttcctatattttttaaaaaatgcgtTTCCACGTTTTCGTTTCCGCATTTCCATGTTTATCCGTTTCCTTTTCCGTTTCTGTGTTACATAGATTTTATCCTTTGTACTATAAGAAATGTTcccaagaaaatgaaaatgtccTTACTAAGTATaagaaaattagaataagagaattttgttttgactaactactttaattaaattcttaaccATCTGTTGTCTGGTGATGAAAGATAGCTTCTCTAATTTTGAGCAGTACTTTGCATATTTGATTTTACATTGTCAGAGGTAGTTGATTTGAATAGCATCCATTTGGcccttttttcttaatttttctacTGTTTACTCCATGATATGTCAGTGCGACACATGCTGACCTCTCATGATCTCTTTTTGACAGATGCATTTTAGTGGATGAGAATGATCGTGTTGTTGGTCATGAAAACAAATACAACTGTAAGTAAACGTTTATATCACTCTCCTCTAACAGTTATAATTTTCTGAAGTAGTTcttgatatgtttcatataTCCTGTGATGTTTCTGGTTTGGCATATTCTCAATGATGACAAACAAGCTGAACTACTGAACTGAAGCCtgtttaaaatatgaaaaaaaaaatgattacaaCTTTGCTGCTTCTGTTTGAAATCTTTTGTTTTGGCATTTTATTCcatggttttttttcttctatatatgTGATCCAGGGGAATGTTCTCTTAATATGTTTTTCATCTGTGGACATCTTGTTGCGTTGTTCTCGGTACAAGCACTTGTTCCAATGCATTTAGACTAAAttaatgcttttcaaaatctGCAGGTCACTTGATGGAGAAGATTGAATCTTTAAATCTGCTCCATAGAGCTTTCagtgtatttttatttaactcAAAATATGAGTTACTCCTCCAGGTATGTTTTTAGCATCCTAGCGGGCTAAAATTTTGTGTCGAGGTTCTTGCATTGCATTATTGAACTTTTGAGTTTGATGTGACCATTTGGGTCATAGTTTTTGTTACTTATGTTTCCACATCTTATATTCAGAAACCTTCTTCATCTCTAGAGTAGAAATTACTAgcgaaaaggaaaataaaatatcaatttcgCAACTAATACAATTGAATTTTTGGAAGTTGTAGTCTTATAGATGTTGATTTACAAAATTTCAGATTGTTGATGTTATTTAGAATTGCCTGTGAAGATACTTATCTATAATTCGATAGTGGTGATCGtctgatttttttattctttgtggCTGACTACAAATTTTCGATTCTGTTTTATGGttacattgtttttttttttttttgaatattactTATATGATGAAATCATCTGCTTTGAGCAATCGCCAATCATCATTTGCATCAACCTGTCTAGTTTACCCCATAATTTTCATGAACAAAAGCATTGTTGTGCATATTTTGATTGTTATGATGAATTtgtctcattctttcaatttgTTTGGACAGCAACGTTCTGCAACGAAAGTGACATTCCCTCTTGTATGGACTAACACTTGCTGCAGTCATCCTCTTTACCGTGAATCTGAGCTTATTGATGAGGATGCTCTTGGTTTGTAAATTTACATGTTTTACATTccattttgataatctttttatCCTCTGCCATTGCAATTTAGTCTGAATGGGTTTGTCTTCTACTTTCATTTCCTTGTTAGGGGTGAGAAATGCTGCCCAAAGAAAGCTTCTGGATGAGCTTGGCATTGTTGCAGAAGATGTGCCAGTTGATCAGTTCACCCCTCTTGGTCGCATTCTCTACAAGGCACCTTCTGATGGCAAATGGGGTGAACATGAACGTAATGGCCAAGTTTATTCTTGTTTCTTgtaaaattcagtttgaatcacTGTCTTGTTTTAATCATTGAGTTTATTGAGagcatattatttatactttagTTGATCGTTATGTCCATTTTGTAGTTGATTACCTGCTCTTCATCATCCGAGATGTTAAAGTCAATCCAAATCCCGATGAAGTAGCTGATGTCAAATATGTGAACCAGGAACAGTTGAAGGAACTTCTGACTAAAGCAGATGCTGGAGAGGAAGGTTTGAAGCTGTCACCTTGGTTCAGACTTGTTGTCGacaattttttgttcaaatggTGGGATCATCTTGAGAAGGGAACTCTCAAGGAAGTGGCTGACATGAAAACCATCCACAAGTTGAGCTAAGAATTCAAGCAGTTGGCTTGGAGTCATGCAATGTTGTGGCTGCATTCAACTTCATAACACTACTGGGCTACAAGTAATCATCATTTCATCGTTTCAGTGTTTACCTTCTCTTTTCTTATATGCAACTTTTAGACTATTTCCGTGGTTTCTTTAATTTAGAGGAGTTTAACTGCCAGAACCAAACGGCTTTGTgcttaaatttttgtttggaGTGACAGATTGTGATGATGCTTGTATTTGCACTCTTGTTTTCTTCTAGTCATGCGAAACTGTTGTACTGGTAAACCTCATCCCCTTATTATGGCACCTTGGACAACTCCTGGTTGATGCATGGCAAGTACTTGGTGAGCACCCAATATTCTAATGACTTGGCACGCTATGGTGAGTGTGTAGACAACTCATGTCCTGTGCA contains:
- the LOC123220124 gene encoding isopentenyl-diphosphate Delta-isomerase I encodes the protein MTDAASAVDAGMDAVQRRLMFEDECILVDENDRVVGHENKYNCHLMEKIESLNLLHRAFSVFLFNSKYELLLQQRSATKVTFPLVWTNTCCSHPLYRESELIDEDALGVRNAAQRKLLDELGIVAEDVPVDQFTPLGRILYKAPSDGKWGEHELDYLLFIIRDVKVNPNPDEVADVKYVNQEQLKELLTKADAGEEGLKLSPWFRLVVDNFLFKWWDHLEKGTLKEVADMKTIHKLS